From the Brachyspira intermedia PWS/A genome, the window AGATTAGTGTTATTTATTGAAAATGGGAAAAATCTTTTTCTTAATGAAGAATAATCTATTTTTTTTATATTATTAGAAGATTCGATAAAGTTTTTTAATGTTTCAAACTTTTTATCAATAACACTGCCTAATTCATTTTCATCAAATATATTTGCTTTTGAGAATATTACAGATATATTACTAAAATCATCTATAAAATTAGCTAAGGCATTTATATTTGTAATATCTTCCTGAGAAAATGCATTTATATCACATAAATAAATAAACATATTTTGATTATTGTATTTTCTAGTATCAAGAAGACTTTCTTTGTACTCAATAATTCTAAATAGCTTAGAATCATCATTCAAAAAATATTCATCATTATTCGTTTCTTCAGAATAAGGATTCGTGTCGATATTTTTATCAAATATTGCATTAATGAATGAAGTTTTTCCTGAGCTGTATCTTCCATATACTACAATATCAAAAGTTTCACTGATTTTATTAAAAATATCAGCGGTCAGTTCAGATATTTTTTCATTATTCTTTTTGTCTACTGTACTTATTTCTTCATTAATTTTATCTATGATGACTTGTACATTAATAAGATTCTCATAAAGATATGGATTTTCACTTTCAAAAGAATTCTTTTTATACTTTGTAAGTTCATCAATAGTAAGTCCAGTATTTTCTGCAAGCTTATCCAATAGGTCAAGGGTTATATTATTTGCATTTCTCTCTAATCTTGAAATATAATCCTGACGCACGCCTAACATCTTAGCAAATTGGCTTTGTGTTAGTTTCAAAATTTTTTCTCTAATATCTTTTAAATTAAAATCAATCATATTTTTTCTGTTTTTACTCTGTTATTTTATTTTGTATTATTATAAACAATATTATTTAGAATTTCAAGGGTTTTTATGTATTATTTGTATAACAAAAAGACTTATATATATATTTAAAATAAATAAAGCATTTTTAATGAAATTTTTAAGTTTAAAAATATTAAAAAATAAAATTGTTTAAAGTTATTTTATTTATGTTGTCTATAATTAATTAAATTATTCTATTTTTATATAGATATTTTATATATCCTATATAGGTATATATATAGTGATGCTATATAGTTTTTAATATGTTTTTATACATAACTTATTGATTTGTTTGTATATTTGTATATAATTATTTTATAGAAGAAAATAATTATATACAGGATACTATATGGAGAATAATGATTTTATATCTAAAGAGTTTGAATGTAGAAATTCTATTGTAACTGATAATAAAACAGTTAATTCCATTGTAGATTTTTTTAGAACTATTGAGGATAAAATAGAAATAGAAAACAAGAATGGAAAAAGAGTTAATGCTAAATCTTTTATAAAGATGATGGGGCTTGATATAAAATATGGATATAGATTTACATTATATATTTATGGAACTGATAGAGAAAATAATTTAAAAAGAATAGAAGAAATATTGGAGAAAAAGGAATTTTATACTTTAGAAAAAATAGCGGAACTAGAAAAAGAACAAGAATCAGAAGATAATAAATTTATACAAGAAGAAATATTATATCTTACTCCAGATGATAAAAAAGATATTATAAAAGAAGATATAGAAAATAAAATAAAAATATTGAAAGAAAAAAGAGATTCACTTCATTTACCTTCTTTAAATTTGAATAATAACATTGTATACATAAAAAATGATGATAAAACAGAAATTTTTGATGTTATTAATAATGATATAGCTGATATTATAAAAAATCTATCTTCTCATTACGAGATAAATATAAATGAAAATGATTTAAATGTTTTCTTATCTGAGTTAATAGAGGATGTGAAAGTTAGAGAGATGAAATATTTTTATATATATACTTTCTTTAGCAATGTAAAAAAATATTTTTATAATCAATTTGATTCATTATTTATCAAAAAAATGATAGGTATAGAAAATTTAAAAGTTGAATATAGTTTGGAAACTAATAAAACTTTTGTAGATGAATCTATTAAGACTTTGGAGTTTATATTAGATGATAAGAGAAAATCTTCTGATTATTCTGTAAATATATATATGATTTCAAATTCTTCAAATTTGAGTATGGATCTTTACAGAACAATAAATATAGTTCAGAATATTGGTAAAATTTATGAGATAGAAGAAAGTATCATTGATAATATTGCATACAAAATAAAAGAAAATTTCGAATACAAAAACAAGATTAACACTTCTCATAATAATGAAGAGTATTTTGATGCCATAAGAGAGTTTAAAGAATATTTGCAGGAAAAATTCGAAGCTATTTATATAAATAAAGTTCTTGAAAATGACTCTGAAGATTCTGCTATTGACTATCAGCATATAAATTTAATGGTAAGGAGGCTTTAAATGAAGATTGCTGTTATAGGTGATTTACATGGGAAAAGCTGTTGGAAAAAACTTATTGAAGGAAGGTTTGATAAGTTTGATAAAATAGTTTTTATGGGAGATTACAGTGATGACAGCTGGGTTACTTTTACTGATGAAGAGATAGTTAATAATTTAAAAGATGTAATAGAGTTCAAAAAAAATCATGATGACAAAGTTATTCTGCTTATAGGTAATCATGATTTTCAATATATAGTTGGATATCCTACAGCAAGCAGATACAGAAAAAGTTATTCTAAAGAAATGCATGAAATATTTAATGATAATACTGATATTTTTAAAACTATACATATAGAAAATAATTATATATTCACTCATGCCGGCATTACTAATGGCTGGATTGAATATATAAAACAGAGATATGATATAAAAGATATTAATATTGATAATATTTATGATGTTGTGAATATTATTTATAAAAATGATAAAGATGATTGCAATATAGCTTCTTTTAGAAGAGGAGGCAGAAGTAAATTTGCTGGTATATTATGGGCAGATAAGGAAGATTTGTCAGAAGATGCATGGACAGGATATAATCAGGTTGTAGGACATAACAGAGTAAAGCCTGGAAGTGTTATAAAAAAAGATAGTTATGCTATTTATATGGCAGATCATTTCGATACAGAACAAGATAAATTATCGGTATTAGATATTTAAAAACAGAGGAATTAACTATGTTTCCAGATAAAGCTCCTTTTCATTATAAATGCAGAAATTGCGGATATTTTTTCACCACTGATAAAAAATTGAATGCTCATTCAGAACTTTCTTTTGTATCGCTTGATTTTAAAGATGCAGAGGAAAATGAAAAAGATGAAAACGTAGAGAAAATATTTAAAATTGATTCAGAATCTAAAAAAGAATCTTTTATAGATAAAATTTTTAAAAAACTATCTCCTAAATGTCCTAAATGCAATGAACATGCTGTTGTAAGTGTTGACTATATGGTTCATAAGTAATTGACTTTTATTACTATTTAAGATATCATTAATGCATTATTTTTTACATTAATGTTTTATGAAAAATATATTTGTATTTATACTATCAGTTATTATGCTTTGTATATTTGCCTTTACTTTTATAAAGGTTCAAGAGTATTATAATATTAGTTTTGAATATGCAGATAATATTTCTAAACAATCAAATGATAATACAATTCTTCAAAAAAATATAGAAGAAAAGCCTTCAGATGATATGTTTCATTTAGCAGATATAAACTCACCTAATACAGCAGAACCTATTTTAAATAAAATAAATGAACATAGTAATTGTATAAGCATTATAATAGATGATAGCGGTAATACTTTAAATAATGCTGAAAGATATTTTTCTTTAGCTAATAAATATAATATAACTTTTGCTGTACTTCCTGATTCTTATCATAGCATAGATTTTTCTTATGCTGCATATAGCAATAATGTTAATGTTATTTTGCATATACCTATGGAAGGCAGTGATTATTTCGGAGAGCAGACTCTAATAAGAAAGGGAATGAATGAAGATGAAGTGTTTAGATTATTAGATTATTCATTTTCAAAAGTACCTTATGCTAAAGGAATGAATAATCATACAGGCTCTGTGGCAAGCAGTGATGAGAGTATAGTTTCTCATATGCTTGATTATGCTAAGAGTAATGATAAATATTTTGTTGATTCTTATACTGTTTCTGACAGTTTGATATATAATATGGCTTTGGAATATGGAGTGAAAACGGCTAGGAGATCAGTATTTTTAGATAATGAGAGAGATTATTCTTCTATAATGAAGCAATGGAGAGAGTTAATAAAATTATCTAAAGAGTATGGGGTAGCTGTTGGAATAGGGCATTATCAAAGCGAAGAAACATTAAAAATTTTGGAAGATAATTTACCACTTTTAATAGATGAAGGAATAGCATCTGTAAGTATAACAGAAATATTAAATTAAAAATTAAATAATTAAACAATAATAATTAGGAGAAAATTAATAATGATTGCTTATAAAAATAATATATTGATGTGCGAAAATATTGATATTAGAGAAATTGCTGAAGTGTACGGCACACCTTTTTATATTTATTCAAAGAATGATATCTTAACTAAGATAAGATTTTTGAAGGAAGTATTTTTACCTTTAAATAATACATTAATAGTTTATGCTGTTAAAGCAGAAAATAATTTATCTATATTAAAAATGATGGCTGAAGAAGGTATAGGTGCTGATGTTGTATCTATAGGAGAAACTTTGAAATATATTAAGGCAGGCGGAAAAGCTGAAAACATAGTATTTTCTGGTGTTGCTAAAACAGAGGAAGAGATAAGAAAATCAATAGATCTTAATATAAAACGTTTCAATATAGAATCTATTCCAGAGGCTGTAAGAATAAATAATATAGCTAAAGAACTTAAAAAGAAAGTAAAATGTTCAATAAGAGTCAATCCTAATGTTGATGCTCATACTCATGAGAAGATTACTACAGGCATTACTGGAAATAAATTTGGTATAGGCATAAAAACTATAAAAGATAATTCTGATTTATTAAAATCATTATCTAATATAGAAATAGAATCATTATCAATGCATATAGGTTCTCAAATGACAGATGCCGAGCCTTTCTATAAAGCTATTTTAGTAATGAAAGATTTGATTGCTGAAATTAATAGTATGGGATTCAATATTACTGATATAGATATAGGCGGAGGGTACGGAGTAAGATATAACAGAGATCATTCGGGATTTGATTTTGATAAATTCAAAGCTGAAAGTATTAATCTATTAAAAGAAATGAATTTAAGAGTCACTACAGAACCCGGAAGATATTTTGTGGCGGAATCTGGTGCTTTGATAATGAAAGTTGAATATATTAAAGAAGAGCTTGGAAGAAAATATGTTATATTAAATGGCGGTATGAATGATTATATTAGGGTTGCTATGTATGATGCTTATAATGAAATATATCCTTTAGTTAAAAAAGACAATGTTTCAAATTATGACTTTGTAGGTCCTATATGCGAAAGTTCAGACTTTTTTGCATATAGTAGAGAATGCAGTGTATTAGAGCAGGGTGATTATGTGGCTTTACTTGATGCTGGTGCTTATGGATTCAGTATGTCAAGTAATTATAATTCAAGACTTCTTGTACCTCAGGTTATGATTGATGATAATAAACATTATATCATAAGAAAAAGACAGACTTTCGATGATATGATAAAAGATGAAATAGTATAATTAAAGATAGTAAATAAGAAAGACTAAATTGATAAAAATATCTAATTTAGTCTTTTTATAAAAAATATTTTTATGCAAAATATAAATTTCTTTTAAATTATAAGAGACTGATTATTAACTGCTAATTTAATTGTCTTTATTAAAAATATTTTCTTTTTTGCAGTATCCGCAAAGAAACTCTTTGAATTTATGTACAGTGTCTTTGCTCATAGCATGTTCTATTAAGCATGCTTCTTCATCAGCTATTTTTTCATCAACATTTAGTACTTTTGTAAGAAAATAGTAGAATATAGCATGTCTTTCGGCAATATCTTTTCCTATAGCTCTGCCGCTTTCAGTAAGCTCTATATCGCCGTAATGCTCATGTTTTATATGTCCTAATTTTGATAATGTTTTAATTGCTGTATTAACACTGGCTTTAGAGCGTCCTACTAAATCTGCTATATCTGTTATTCTAATAGCTTCCTTAAAATTTTTCTCTACTTCAAGATTGTAGATAGTTTCTAAATAATTTTCTAATATAGGTGTTATTTCTTGTTTCATATAAATGATTTTAATATAAAAATATTATAAGTCAATATTTAAATGTCTATTTTTTTACATAATGTAAAATATAGAAGTTATTATATTAAATAATAAATTAGTTATTTTAGTCTGAATAAAATATTTTGACAAAATGTATTTTTTATTATATTTATGATATAAAAAGTATTTAATTTGACAATAAAATAATTTTAATTTTGGTAGTATTTTATGAATAAAGAACTTATTTACTCAGTAGAAGATGATGATAATATTAGGGATCTTATCAAATATACCGTTGAAGAGGCAGGATATACTATAGAATGTTTCTCAAATGGTAATGATATGCTTGAGGCATTAAAAAAACAAACTCCTAATTTGGTATTGCTTGATATAATGCTTCCAGACATAGAAGGTACAGAAATATTAAAAATTATTAGAACAGATTATGCCCATCTTCCTATTAAAGTAATAATGCTTACAGCTAAAACTAGCGAGATAAACATTGTTACAGGGCTTAATTTAGGTGCAGATGATTATATGCCTAAACCTTTTTCTGTACTAGAGCTTCTTGCAAGAATCAAAGCAAATTTAAGAAAGAAAGATGTAAGATTGGATGCAGAAGAGCTTACTTTTGGAGAAATAAAACTTATTGTTAAAAAGAGAAATGTATTTGTAGGAGAAAGGCAGGTTGTTTTAACTCAGAAAGAATTCGATTTGCTTAAGCTCTTAATGGAAAATGCTAATAATGTAGTTGATAGAGAAACTATGCTTGAAGAGGTATGGGGTGTTGACCATACTATGGAAACAAGAACTATTGATATGCATATAAAATCAATAAGACAAAAACTTGATTTAACTAAAGAAAACATTATAACCGTTAGAGGTATGGGATATAAATTAACAGATGTACAATAATTTTAATAAAAGATGATTAAGAACATATTTTATAAATCATTACTCATTTTGATATTGTCAAGTGCTTTAATGTTTATAGGAATACTGTTTACTGTGCAGTACAATAATATTGTATACAGCCAGGTTATGATAGTAAATATTATTGAGATGCTTGAAAAAGAGATTGATTTATATGATGTTCAAACAGAAGATGCTTTTAGAAAATTTGTACTTCAGTCAGATAAAGAAGAATTAAGAATCAGCATAATATCTACAAATG encodes:
- a CDS encoding helix-turn-helix domain-containing protein; the encoded protein is MIDFNLKDIREKILKLTQSQFAKMLGVRQDYISRLERNANNITLDLLDKLAENTGLTIDELTKYKKNSFESENPYLYENLINVQVIIDKINEEISTVDKKNNEKISELTADIFNKISETFDIVVYGRYSSGKTSFINAIFDKNIDTNPYSEETNNDEYFLNDDSKLFRIIEYKESLLDTRKYNNQNMFIYLCDINAFSQEDITNINALANFIDDFSNISVIFSKANIFDENELGSVIDKKFETLKNFIESSNNIKKIDYSSLRKRFFPFSINNTNLVKQIKDDFAENIKYAYYNRILTNINFITEIIDNKNEFQENDKLEVNLNKIKISVKEAFNEIYRNTLNIDSIIQSIDDNNVYRKKDDIKVLCNSINVNLDTQLYNMLAVTKEDFDTKEPNKIKTNLINLSIGILPSFNLLKSSTMKIINIVGVSLSFLPSVVFILSGFMSFSGNWKKTLSKKVIKAYEEENLVSKYNKTIDEYFNNYLTNLKEIDTKVKETLKYQEDAKMYKNIKSILNNFSSYIKAEKNKK
- a CDS encoding HPr family phosphocarrier protein, whose translation is MENNDFISKEFECRNSIVTDNKTVNSIVDFFRTIEDKIEIENKNGKRVNAKSFIKMMGLDIKYGYRFTLYIYGTDRENNLKRIEEILEKKEFYTLEKIAELEKEQESEDNKFIQEEILYLTPDDKKDIIKEDIENKIKILKEKRDSLHLPSLNLNNNIVYIKNDDKTEIFDVINNDIADIIKNLSSHYEININENDLNVFLSELIEDVKVREMKYFYIYTFFSNVKKYFYNQFDSLFIKKMIGIENLKVEYSLETNKTFVDESIKTLEFILDDKRKSSDYSVNIYMISNSSNLSMDLYRTINIVQNIGKIYEIEESIIDNIAYKIKENFEYKNKINTSHNNEEYFDAIREFKEYLQEKFEAIYINKVLENDSEDSAIDYQHINLMVRRL
- a CDS encoding metallophosphoesterase, translating into MKIAVIGDLHGKSCWKKLIEGRFDKFDKIVFMGDYSDDSWVTFTDEEIVNNLKDVIEFKKNHDDKVILLIGNHDFQYIVGYPTASRYRKSYSKEMHEIFNDNTDIFKTIHIENNYIFTHAGITNGWIEYIKQRYDIKDINIDNIYDVVNIIYKNDKDDCNIASFRRGGRSKFAGILWADKEDLSEDAWTGYNQVVGHNRVKPGSVIKKDSYAIYMADHFDTEQDKLSVLDI
- a CDS encoding divergent polysaccharide deacetylase family protein — its product is MKNIFVFILSVIMLCIFAFTFIKVQEYYNISFEYADNISKQSNDNTILQKNIEEKPSDDMFHLADINSPNTAEPILNKINEHSNCISIIIDDSGNTLNNAERYFSLANKYNITFAVLPDSYHSIDFSYAAYSNNVNVILHIPMEGSDYFGEQTLIRKGMNEDEVFRLLDYSFSKVPYAKGMNNHTGSVASSDESIVSHMLDYAKSNDKYFVDSYTVSDSLIYNMALEYGVKTARRSVFLDNERDYSSIMKQWRELIKLSKEYGVAVGIGHYQSEETLKILEDNLPLLIDEGIASVSITEILN
- the lysA gene encoding diaminopimelate decarboxylase; this encodes MIAYKNNILMCENIDIREIAEVYGTPFYIYSKNDILTKIRFLKEVFLPLNNTLIVYAVKAENNLSILKMMAEEGIGADVVSIGETLKYIKAGGKAENIVFSGVAKTEEEIRKSIDLNIKRFNIESIPEAVRINNIAKELKKKVKCSIRVNPNVDAHTHEKITTGITGNKFGIGIKTIKDNSDLLKSLSNIEIESLSMHIGSQMTDAEPFYKAILVMKDLIAEINSMGFNITDIDIGGGYGVRYNRDHSGFDFDKFKAESINLLKEMNLRVTTEPGRYFVAESGALIMKVEYIKEELGRKYVILNGGMNDYIRVAMYDAYNEIYPLVKKDNVSNYDFVGPICESSDFFAYSRECSVLEQGDYVALLDAGAYGFSMSSNYNSRLLVPQVMIDDNKHYIIRKRQTFDDMIKDEIV
- a CDS encoding metal-dependent transcriptional regulator, whose translation is MKQEITPILENYLETIYNLEVEKNFKEAIRITDIADLVGRSKASVNTAIKTLSKLGHIKHEHYGDIELTESGRAIGKDIAERHAIFYYFLTKVLNVDEKIADEEACLIEHAMSKDTVHKFKEFLCGYCKKENIFNKDN
- a CDS encoding response regulator transcription factor translates to MNKELIYSVEDDDNIRDLIKYTVEEAGYTIECFSNGNDMLEALKKQTPNLVLLDIMLPDIEGTEILKIIRTDYAHLPIKVIMLTAKTSEINIVTGLNLGADDYMPKPFSVLELLARIKANLRKKDVRLDAEELTFGEIKLIVKKRNVFVGERQVVLTQKEFDLLKLLMENANNVVDRETMLEEVWGVDHTMETRTIDMHIKSIRQKLDLTKENIITVRGMGYKLTDVQ